The proteins below are encoded in one region of Telopea speciosissima isolate NSW1024214 ecotype Mountain lineage chromosome 10, Tspe_v1, whole genome shotgun sequence:
- the LOC122641780 gene encoding protein JINGUBANG-like, which translates to MVFPTDSPVIEYAPSTPLLSTTRCSSCSTSESDESPATSHRFTIPDVIYRSQDIPNCGSYRSLAVLSGHIGSVSCLALCGEFILSASQGKDIIVWQQPDMRQFAKFGQGEGSVKALVTMGNKVFTAHQDSRIRVWKVSRSSENILRLVATLPTTKDYLGKFLKQSNYVQTRRNHKRLWIEHADSISCLAVYEGMIYSGSWDKTLKVWRVSDLKCLESIRAHDDAINGLAAHKRLVYSASADGKIKVWGKEGKNSHSLKGILEGHKDVSMNSVILCDDGRLVYGAGSDGCVMGWKRDLNLSSWKLVCEHKAHQTAVLCLCSVGDYVCSGSADKTIGIWKREVGGGVYNVGVIRGHEGPVKCLQASSHSVGGGFLLYSGGLDRSLRVWWVPKEESAKKEGSSPIQQIIEAKCHLVLS; encoded by the coding sequence ATGGTTTTCCCAACAGATTCTCCAGTTATAGAATATGCACCATCAACTCCATTACTGTCAACAACCAGATGTAGCAGTTGCAGCACCAGTGAATCTGATGAAAGCCCTGCAACCTCACATAGATTCACAATTCCAGATGTTATATATCGATCTCAGGACATACCCAATTGCGGGTCCTATCGATCTTTGGCAGTTCTATCTGGACATATTGGATCAGTCTCTTGCTTGGCTCTGTGTGGTGAATTCATTCTAAGTGCTTCACAAGGTAAGGACATTATAGTGTGGCAACAACCTGATATGAGGCAATTTGCAAAGTTTGGACAGGGTGAAGGCTCTGTTAAAGCCCTTGTGACTATGGGCAACAAAGTGTTCACAGCACATCAAGATAGCAGGATAAGGGTTTGGAAGGTGTCAAGAAGCTCAGAGAACATATTAAGGCTTGTTGCTACTCTACCCACAACTAAGGATTACTTGGGGAAGTTCTTGAAACAGAGCAATTATGTTCAAACTCGGCGGAACCACAAGCGTCTATGGATTGAACATGCTGATAGTATTTCTTGCTTGGCAGTCTATGAAGGTATGATCTATTCAGGATCATGGGATAAGACCCTGAAAGTGTGGAGAGTCTCGGATCTCAAGTGCTTGGAATCGATAAGGGCTCATGACGATGCGATAAATGGGTTGGCTGCACACAAGAGGTTGGTGTACTCTGCATCTGCAGATGGGAAGATCAAGGTGTGGGGAAAGGAAGGCAAGAATTCTCACTCCCTAAAGGGTATCTTGGAGGGTCACAAGGATGTCTCCATGAATTCGGTGATCTTATGTGATGATGGGAGGTTGGTGTATGGAGCTGGGTCTGATGGGTGTGTGATGGGTTGGAAGAGAGACTTGAATCTCAGTAGTTGGAAGTTGGTCTGTGAACACAAAGCACATCAAACGGCTGTGTTGTGTTTATGTTCAGTGGGGGATTATGTATGCAGTGGTTCAGCTGACAAGACAATTGGGATATGGAAGAGAGAGGTTGGGGGAGGGGTTTACAATGTTGGAGTGATAAGGGGCCATGAAGGGCCAGTTAAGTGTTTACAGGCCTCATCTCATAGTGTAGGGGGTGGCTTCTTGCTCTATAGTGGAGGGCTTGACAGAAGCTTGAGGGTTTGGTGGGTTCCTAAGGAGGAGTCTGCAAAGAAAGAGGGGAGCTCTCCAATACAACAAATCATAGAGGCAAAATGTCACCTTGTGTTAAGTTGA